A part of Candidatus Cloacimonadota bacterium genomic DNA contains:
- the rseP gene encoding RIP metalloprotease RseP, which produces MITILAFILLLGILVIVHESGHFIAARMCGVQVEKFSFGFGPKIFAKTVGETEYRISLIPLGGYVKMLGENPEEQENDLDSGKTFSGKKWWQKVFIAFNGPFFNLLLAIIILSLTYMIGLKTYDLQPIVGNVSSSQTDLHQLKPHDEILSIDGEKIDGWISIIELWRDSYKPIHAVKILRDGEVITLNMKNFDFKLWLTDVESYAPPIIGEVYYGLPAYQSGLKKGDEILTINGKNVNSWSEMRGIITANSDTELRLSVRRDSEKLSIIVTPQLNPGEKEEAGIIGITQKLELVNIERYGVFKAIEYGTITTFTVVVGYYKGLFKLIKRPSEAGKNVGGPIMIAAMTKQQTEQGLTSYLSFMAMISIILMVMNLLPMPVLDGGQILFSVIEGIMRKPLKIGLQKIFQQVGIAVLILLMFFAFYNDISRYITRQLSLKNNVTTVPENQKK; this is translated from the coding sequence TTGATTACAATATTAGCATTTATATTATTACTCGGCATTTTGGTAATTGTTCATGAATCTGGACACTTCATTGCTGCCAGAATGTGTGGCGTACAAGTCGAAAAATTTTCATTTGGATTTGGTCCAAAAATATTTGCAAAAACAGTGGGGGAAACCGAATACAGAATTTCTTTGATTCCCCTCGGCGGATATGTAAAAATGTTGGGTGAAAATCCGGAAGAGCAAGAAAATGATCTTGATTCGGGAAAAACTTTTTCAGGGAAAAAATGGTGGCAAAAAGTTTTTATCGCTTTTAACGGCCCGTTTTTTAATCTCCTCCTTGCAATTATAATTCTGTCATTAACATACATGATCGGACTAAAAACTTACGATCTTCAACCGATTGTGGGAAATGTTTCTTCATCCCAAACAGATTTGCACCAATTGAAGCCGCATGATGAAATTTTGTCCATTGATGGAGAAAAGATTGATGGCTGGATTTCTATTATTGAACTTTGGAGAGATAGTTACAAACCCATCCATGCCGTAAAAATATTACGAGACGGCGAAGTCATCACGCTCAATATGAAAAATTTTGATTTCAAACTATGGCTCACAGATGTTGAATCTTACGCACCTCCGATAATCGGTGAAGTTTATTATGGTTTGCCGGCTTATCAATCAGGCTTGAAAAAGGGTGATGAAATTTTGACGATAAATGGGAAAAATGTAAATTCATGGTCAGAAATGAGAGGAATCATTACCGCGAATTCTGATACTGAACTAAGATTATCTGTGCGAAGGGATTCCGAAAAGTTGTCTATAATCGTAACTCCGCAATTAAATCCCGGGGAAAAAGAGGAAGCCGGAATTATTGGCATAACTCAGAAATTGGAATTAGTAAACATAGAAAGATATGGCGTTTTTAAGGCGATTGAATATGGAACTATCACCACTTTCACAGTGGTAGTCGGTTATTATAAAGGACTTTTCAAACTGATCAAACGGCCTTCCGAAGCAGGTAAAAATGTAGGCGGTCCCATCATGATCGCAGCAATGACAAAACAGCAAACGGAACAGGGACTGACTTCCTATCTCTCATTTATGGCGATGATCAGCATTATTCTGATGGTCATGAATTTACTGCCGATGCCGGTTCTGGACGGAGGACAAATCCTTTTTTCCGTCATTGAGGGAATTATGCGAAAGCCTTTAAAGATCGGGTTGCAGAAAATATTTCAACAAGTTGGGATCGCTGTTTTAATCTTACTGATGTTTTTTGCATTTTACAATGATATTTCCCGTTATATCACAAGGCAACTATCCTTGAAAAATAATGTTACAACGGTTCCCGAAAATCAGAAAAAATAG
- a CDS encoding ABC transporter permease yields the protein MNILETVSFGLNSILSHKLRSTLTLAGLVIGVATVITMFTSIEAMKVIIDEGISSIGYDNTIIIYSSYPSQDSNELRKYPQKLRFKQLTYSDFEAVRQNVSGIEYSYADVDDGKNITINQKKSRIRIRGKNKDFFASKEYTISPGRMFSSFEENNGTNVCIIGASLVEKYFPQSDPLGKFITLDNIRLKIIGVLEEKEGNSNFNFGNQWERKRDYESCFVPSKFASKYLRSNMQIDNIWIKTIEADQVDNVYNQARQIILSRHNMADDVDMKDISQTMLEVRQQVQGYMKNWNIILFCISSISLITGGIGLFSILLISIRERMTEIGIRKSIGAKNKDIFMHFLFESLSLALIGGILGAGISVGLIQLITAKLNINISFPYLGISVGLLFALGIGFVSGFYPSFKASKIDPVKAIFYFS from the coding sequence GTGAATATTCTGGAAACGGTCTCTTTTGGACTGAACAGTATTCTGTCACACAAGTTGCGATCCACCCTTACCTTAGCCGGATTGGTCATCGGGGTAGCAACTGTGATCACGATGTTTACTTCCATCGAAGCGATGAAGGTGATCATTGATGAAGGAATTTCCAGCATCGGATACGATAATACGATTATCATCTATTCTTCTTATCCGTCTCAGGATTCTAACGAACTGCGTAAATATCCGCAAAAATTACGTTTCAAACAGCTCACATATTCAGATTTTGAAGCAGTTCGCCAAAACGTTTCGGGAATCGAATATTCCTATGCTGATGTGGACGATGGGAAGAATATTACCATCAATCAAAAAAAATCCAGGATACGAATTCGGGGGAAAAATAAAGACTTTTTTGCGAGTAAAGAATATACGATTTCACCCGGTAGAATGTTTAGCTCTTTTGAAGAAAATAATGGCACGAATGTTTGCATCATCGGGGCGTCTCTCGTTGAGAAATATTTTCCCCAATCAGATCCTCTTGGAAAATTCATAACTTTAGATAATATTCGCCTCAAAATAATTGGTGTTTTGGAAGAGAAAGAAGGAAACAGCAATTTCAATTTCGGCAATCAATGGGAAAGAAAACGAGACTATGAATCTTGTTTTGTTCCCTCAAAATTTGCCTCAAAATATCTTCGGTCAAATATGCAGATTGATAATATTTGGATAAAAACGATTGAAGCAGATCAGGTTGATAATGTTTACAATCAAGCACGTCAAATTATTCTTTCCAGACACAATATGGCAGACGATGTGGATATGAAAGACATCAGCCAAACGATGCTTGAAGTTCGGCAACAAGTTCAGGGATATATGAAAAATTGGAACATTATCCTTTTTTGTATTTCGAGTATTTCCTTGATAACAGGTGGTATAGGGCTTTTTAGTATCCTCCTTATCTCAATTCGTGAAAGAATGACCGAGATTGGAATTCGCAAAAGTATTGGGGCAAAAAACAAAGATATTTTTATGCATTTCCTTTTTGAATCACTTAGTCTTGCTCTCATTGGAGGAATTTTGGGAGCTGGGATATCAGTTGGATTAATTCAACTTATTACTGCAAAATTAAATATAAATATTTCATTCCCGTATCTCGGAATTTCTGTCGGATTGCTTTTCGCACTTGGCATCGGTTTTGTTTCCGGATTTTATCCCTCTTTTAAAGCGTCAAAAATAGATCCGGTTAAGGCGATTTTTTATTTTTCTTGA